CAATACTTAATTAACTTTATAAATCGATTTCGAACCTTATTGCATCAGGAATACATTGAACGACAGAATTAAAAATAGTTTCATAGAATATTTAAAGAAAAACAATCACAGAATCACTAACGAGAGATTTCTTATTCTTGATTCAGCACTTTCTATGGAGAAACATTTTGATGCCGATGAATTGTACAATAAAATGAAGCTTGAATACATAAAAGTTTCGAGAGCTACTGTTTACAATACACTCGAACTTATGAATAAATGCAAGATTCTGACTAAACATAATTTCAAAGGTGATAGAGCACGATACGAGAAAAAATATGGCAGAAAGAATCATTACCATATTATATGCCTTAAGTGTAATAAAATAATTGAATTTGAAAACAGTTCAATCGAAAAAACGCTTACAAAATTGTGCAATTCAAGAAATATGGTGCTTTTTGATCACTCAATTCAAGTATTTGCGTCATGCAAAGATGATTCGGGCTGTAAAGGTTTGCAAAGAAACTGATTGCGTTTATCAAGCGGAATTCTGTATGAATATTACCTTGAATATACTAAAAAATAAGTCTATTTTACAACTTTTGAATTTTTAATAAATACATTTAAATATAATGAAGAGAACTTATCAACCAAGCAACACAAAGAGAAAGA
The window above is part of the Ignavibacteria bacterium genome. Proteins encoded here:
- a CDS encoding transcriptional repressor, whose protein sequence is MNDRIKNSFIEYLKKNNHRITNERFLILDSALSMEKHFDADELYNKMKLEYIKVSRATVYNTLELMNKCKILTKHNFKGDRARYEKKYGRKNHYHIICLKCNKIIEFENSSIEKTLTKLCNSRNMVLFDHSIQVFASCKDDSGCKGLQRN